The nucleotide sequence GCCGCATCAACAGCGCAGGCCATCAGGAACTCCCTTCTTTTTATTGGGAGGACCGGGGATTTGAAGAAAAGGACATCGGCCAATACGACGAGGTCACTGAAGTCTCAAGCCTATCTGGTTGCGCCGCAATGTACCGTAAAGAATATTTGGAGGAATTGGGCGGTTTTGACGAAGACTTCAATATCTTCCTCGAGGATATCGAAATCGGGTTACGCTGTCGCAAGAAAGGCTGGAAGCTGCTTTACGTCCCGTCCAGCGTCGTCCACCATCACTTCCACGGCACAGTGAGCGGTCAATTCGCAGATACCATGGTGGAACGAAATCGCCTGCTATTGGTGGCCAAGCACTATCCGGAAAGACTCGGGGAGGTGCTCCCCGGGAACACGCTTCTCACGGACGGCTCCCACCTCCCTTATGATGTGGCCTACGACCATGTTGTCCAGTGCATTCAGAAATTCCTCGCCTCCCACGACCGGGAAACAATCTTAAGAACCTCGCCCTCGCTGGCTGCAGGGATTCGCAGGAGTCTTATCTGGCAACGCAAGATGCTTCGAAAGACTTTTCGTGAACACTTCTCCTTCCGTTATAGCGCGGGCTCGAACGGTAAGGACTCCGCGGAGGAACGGGACCGGATAATCACCCAACTCGTCGAGGCTAAAGAACGCCTGGCACGAGAACTACAGGATTCACAGAACTCGATCCAATTCATACGCAATGAGCTATATTCACGAGACATTCAGCTTGCAGAAGAACGGGCGCGCGCCAATGAGCGCGCCCAACGAATAGACGAGCTCCGGTCGGAACACAACGAACTATCCCAGCGTCTGAAAACCTCTCTACAGGAGACAGAGGACCGCCACCGCTACGCAAAATCCCAGGAAGAGCGCTTGGAACTGGAATTAAAAAAGCTCTGGACCAACGAGCAGGAACTGGCAGGGCTCCGGGTCCTGCTGAACGAGCGGGAAGCACAGCTCGAAGAGGCGCGCGCGCAGACTCGAGAGATGGCGGATTTTCGACATGAACTGACCCGCAGGGCCGCAGAAACTGAGAAGCTTGAATCGACACTAAACGAAACAAATCGGCGGCTCCAAGAAACTTCTACCGAACAGGAGCAGTTGCAACAGAGACTCGAAGCAGGCATCCGCCAAGTCTCCCGGCTCAACCTCGCCCTGGCCGACAAGGTGCAGGAAATCAAAAAAATCCGGGAAGCTTACGACCACAAGAGTGCACAGCTCCGGGATAAGGATTCGGAATACTCCCAGCTCCGGATTCACTGCCAGAACCTGAGCGACGCCAACAAGAAGTGGGCCGACCTTGCAGAGCAAGTCAACGAAGAAAAAGAGGGTCTGCGTATCCACCTGGAGGAGGAGGTATCAAACCGGCAAAAGCAACTAGATGAGGTGCGCCGGGAGCTGGGTTCGGCCGGAGCCAATGTCGCAGAGCTAAAAGCGCAGATCGAAGGGCTGCAGGTTTTCTACAAAACAAATACTTACCGGCACCTCGTGATCCCCGTATGGAAGACAGCCAACTTCTTCAAGCAGATGGCCAGGCTCTTCCTCCGTTTTGAAATTTTCGCCGCATGGGCCCGGGCCAGGCAACAGGTGGTAGTGCTCAAGCCGAAACAGGTAAGCCCGGGCCAGGCCGAGGCCGCGCTGCGGCGTATCGAGGGTCTTTACCCCGGAATCCCCATCGAAGTGATCACCCAAATTTACGGCGAAGAGATCGACTGGGTCGAACACAGCCGCAGGCCGAACCGGCGATACCGGATTTACATCCACGAGAAAAACCCGCTCAATCTGTTTCGCCTAATCCTTCTCAGTTTGCGCTGGCAATGCCGTCCCTCTTTCCAAAAAGCAATCGTTCTCTGTCACCCGGCAATTCCCGGCGCCTGCCGCAAACAGAAATTCCTGGGCGCTTGCCTGAGCGGCTCGCGCAGCACCGAAGTCTACTTCCCCGAGAACGATCATTCCGAACCGCTCGTCATTCGCCGGGTGATCGGGCACTTACTCTGGTTCGGATTGGCCGGCCTGGCCGTATCTCTGCTGCTCGTTCCACGCACCCTTATCCGCAAGATCCGGCTCCGGCGTCACAGAAGTTCAAACGCATGAACCTGGCTTTCCTTTCCAAAGATTACCCTCCGCAACAGGTCGGCGGTGTCGGCACTTATGTAACGGAGATGTCCCGCCTTCTGGCCCGTAAGGGACACCAAGTATTCGTCATCTCCCAAGGCGACTCCGTGTATGAAGAACTACTTGTTCCCGGCGGACAAAGCATCCGGGTAATCCGGGTGCAGCCGGCCCGGCTTTCGTTCATGGACTTAGTCCGGGATTCCCATCCGGGACTTGTCGAAAGATTGGAATATTCCTGGTCGGTATCCCAAGCACTCAAGAGATTGCACAAGGACATTAGGCTGGATGTCGTCGAGGCCTCCGAGGCCCGAGCCGAAGGGTTCTGGTATTACCTGACTCACCGGAATCCTCCTCTGCTGATCAAGCTGCACACGCCCGAGTATGTGGCCGTAAAGCTCAATCAAACTCACCGTCTTCCGTATTGGCGCGGAGCTCATTCCTTGGAAAAGCATTGGATCTTCAGCGCGCACCAGCTGGTTGGCATCACTCAAGCGGTGGTTGATAAG is from Candidatus Omnitrophota bacterium and encodes:
- a CDS encoding glycosyltransferase: MKNSHPHPQVAVSVINYNGVKHLDKCLASLEALNYPRSRLRLSLVDNGSTDTSLEFVQTRYPNVRILQNDQNNFSRALNLATRECPGEYVVFLNNDTTVERSWLKELVKAAQGRPEVAGVGSKILLSDGRINSAGHQELPSFYWEDRGFEEKDIGQYDEVTEVSSLSGCAAMYRKEYLEELGGFDEDFNIFLEDIEIGLRCRKKGWKLLYVPSSVVHHHFHGTVSGQFADTMVERNRLLLVAKHYPERLGEVLPGNTLLTDGSHLPYDVAYDHVVQCIQKFLASHDRETILRTSPSLAAGIRRSLIWQRKMLRKTFREHFSFRYSAGSNGKDSAEERDRIITQLVEAKERLARELQDSQNSIQFIRNELYSRDIQLAEERARANERAQRIDELRSEHNELSQRLKTSLQETEDRHRYAKSQEERLELELKKLWTNEQELAGLRVLLNEREAQLEEARAQTREMADFRHELTRRAAETEKLESTLNETNRRLQETSTEQEQLQQRLEAGIRQVSRLNLALADKVQEIKKIREAYDHKSAQLRDKDSEYSQLRIHCQNLSDANKKWADLAEQVNEEKEGLRIHLEEEVSNRQKQLDEVRRELGSAGANVAELKAQIEGLQVFYKTNTYRHLVIPVWKTANFFKQMARLFLRFEIFAAWARARQQVVVLKPKQVSPGQAEAALRRIEGLYPGIPIEVITQIYGEEIDWVEHSRRPNRRYRIYIHEKNPLNLFRLILLSLRWQCRPSFQKAIVLCHPAIPGACRKQKFLGACLSGSRSTEVYFPENDHSEPLVIRRVIGHLLWFGLAGLAVSLLLVPRTLIRKIRLRRHRSSNA